The Rhizobium sp. NXC24 genomic sequence CCTTTTAGTATCAGGCGATTATTATGTGATTGAAGATGTTCCTTTAGAAGCGACCAAAGAAATCAACGAAGGCCTGCAGTTGGCCGAGCATTCAGGGTTTGTTGTGGATACTTATTGCACAGATGCGTTTGGGGCCAATCTCACTTGCGCTCCAAACGCGTGGCTTTGCAAGTTATAGATTTGATAACCTGCCGGCTTCATCGGCAGTTGGTTTGAAGTAGGCGGAGTTCGTCTATAGAGTGCGGTGAAGGCAGATCTGGTCCGATGGACGCGTGAGCTTCGCCGGCGGACCTATTGTGAGATTCTATTTGACCGGAGCGCCGAGTGAATTTGTCCCGTCTCCTTCCCACCGATTCCGGGTGTTTTTGAACATTGGTTTCTGCCAGGAGGTTTTTGGCAAGAGCTCGAGATTTGGCTGGACGGGGTAATGCATCTGTCGGGTGATGCGAAGTTGTCGAGTTGTCGAACTCGTCGTCGAAACCCGCAAGGCCTAATCATCTGAAGGCGCGATTGTAGAAAGCCTTCAGGTGATCGGGTTGCCGCCGTGGTGCGCGATTTGGGACAGCATGATCGTCGCGGGCCAAACCTTTGCCGAATCTACTCGGAACGTGGCCGGAGGACTTCCATTGTGGCCATCAGGCCGGCTTTGATGGTGCAGACCAAAGCCACGTGGTCCGGATCGGCAAGGATCGCACGGAACGGCTTGACCAGATGTCGGCACGCTCAGGTGATCGTACCGATCCGCTCGTCCGAAATACACTTGCCCCAAGGGTCATCCAGGCGTGGTGCAGGCCAGGTCACCGGCTGTCTGTTGGAGGATAACTGGCCGATCGAAGTGCTACTGGTGCATGTCGCTGTTTCCAAGCATTCTCAACACATGCCGCTGAACCAGCAGACCGCAGTCATGGCCAGATATGCAGTGCCGCTCGATTGCGTCGTCCCGACCGACTGGATGGGGCGCATGGGTAGAGAAATTGCGGCTCTACGTCGACGCCACCATGGCCCCGGTGTCGGATCCGGGGCGCGGCGAAACGAAGACGGGTTGGGTATTCTGGGCCGTGCTACGTGAAAATTGCTGATAGAACGGATCTACGCCGCCGGGCGCGGTATTCCATTATCGACCTCGGCGTAATGACGAAATGCTGCAGTACTCCTCCTTGGCTTTAATGGTACGATCCAAGTTGACTCCTATGGTGGCTATTCTGACCTCGCCATGCCAAAGCGCTCGGATGGCTATCCGTTGAAGCTGGCTTTCTGTCGGGCGCATGGCCGCAGAAAGCTGATCAAGGCCAAGCCGAAGAATCGATCGCCCGACGAGGCGCTGGTCCGTGGCGGCTCCCTCTACAAATTCGAAGATAGTCCCCGACGTGCTCACTGGGTCATCTGAAAGCGTTGGACTTAACCGGGAAATCAATGGAGAGGAGACGCGGCATACGACAACTGCCATGTTTAGTAGGTTCGTCGTTATCAACTCCCATGTAAGATTAATCCGGCTCATTGGACGCTATATTCAGGCGCATATTTCATCTAGCGGTCCAGTGATGGCCTCAATCGAATGCTTTGCCCTCAGCAAAACCTGGCGCAAGGGCGTATCCATCAATCGGAGGTGCCGCATGCAACGTAGCGACGAAATGACGCTCGGACTCTATCTTTCTCATTCGGGATATCACGAAGGTGCATGGCTCGACCCCGGCGTGCCAACGAATGCCGGATCTGATATCGACCGATATGCACACCTCGCAGCACTCGCTGAACGTGCGGCGTTTCACTTTGTATTTCTCGCTGACCACCAGGGTGTCATCAATGATCGCGCAGCCGCGGCTCGCATAAGCCGCAACTATCAATCGGAGCCGATTTCGCTGTTGTCAGCGCTTTCAGCGAGAACACGGGACATCGGATTAATCGCGACAGCGTCAACGACGTATAATCAACCGTACCATATTGCACGCATGTTCGCTTCACTTGATCACTTATCGGAAGGACGCGCAGCTTGGAACATTGTCACCTCTGCAAGTGATTCCGAAGCTCAAAATTTTGGTGAAGAAAAACTTCTTGGTCACGACGTGCGCTACGCTCGAGCAAGGGAATTCGTAGAAGTTGCGAAAGGCCTCTGGGACAGCTGGGAGGACGATGCTTTCATCCGTGATAAAGAAAGTGGCGTCTATGCTGACACCACAAAAATGCATTTGCTCGACCACCAAGGACACTACTTCAGCGTCAAAGGCCCACTTAACGTTGCGAGGCCGCCCCAAGGCTATCCGGTATTGGTGCAGGCTGGCGCATCCGAGGCGGGTATTTCATTTGCTGCAGAGGTGGGCGAGGTCGTGTTCACAGCCGAACCGTCTTTAGAAAACGGTAAACGCTATTATGCCACTCTCAAGGAGCAGGCGCGGGGCTTTGGACGAGATGAAGATCAAACACTTGTCATGCCGGGTATTCTCCCAATCGTTGGGGCGACCAAGCAAGAAGCGGCCGAGAAGCTTCGAAGGTTGCAATCCTATACCCACCTTGATGTTTTAATCGGACAGGCTCAGCTCTGGTTGGGGTCTGTTATCGATCTTCGTTCGGTGGATCTTGACTCATTGGTTCCTGAGACCCTACCGCAGACTAATTTTATTCAGAGCCGTCAGAAATTGCTTCTCGACTTGGCCGCACGCCAGAAATTCACCTGGAAGCAGCTAATTCGCTCGGTGTCAGATAGCCGAGGGCATCTGATGGTCGTTGGAACTCCGAGCGAAATTGTCAATACAATGGTTGATGTATTCAATAATCGTGCGGCTGACGGATTCAATGTATTGCCATCAACAGTCCCTGGCGGACTCAATGATTTTGTTGAACTCGTAGTGCCCGAATTACGCCGACGGGGAAAGTTCAGGTCGGGATATCTTTCGGGATATACCTTAAGAGAGAACCTCGGCCTTAAGCGGCCACCCAATCAATTCATCAGCTCGTGAATAGAAGATCATCTGCGGGGACAAACTGGTGCTCGGCGTTGCACGTCAGCACCGAGCAGGAAAGGCTGAAGCGGGCAGCCCTGGCCATTGGCCGGCGAGTTGACCGACGACGCGCTCGAGCATCGGATTATCATGTCGAGTTCAAGAGCTTCTTCTATTCTGTCCCACACGGCCTCGTCAGTCAGCAGGTTGATATTCGTGCCACTGCCCGGATCATGGAGATATTCCACCGTGGCAAGCGTTGTTCGTGAAGCTCGGCTGTGACTGAATCAGGCAACATCATAGTCTCCTGCTGATCGGACCCGCCGGCGTCGGCAAGAGTTGGCTGCCTAAGCGCTCGGACACAATGCATGCCGCGAGAACTTCTTCGTCCCCTATCATCGTCTGCCCAGGCTGTTCGCCACCCTTGCGCACGCGCGCGGCGACAGCCGATATGCCAAGGTCCTCAAGGGGCTCGCAAGAACCGGTCTGCTCATTCTCGACTGCGCGCTCCGCGAAAGCTGGACAGTTATGGAGTGCACCCCCAGGGTGAGACAAGGAAAATCGCGGACAGTTTCCCCACATTGAGAGGAAACTGGGCATGGCCGGACGGCGAAAATCTATCGGTGAGGACGAAAAGCGCGCGCTTCTGCAACGCATGGAGGCGGGCGAAAACGTCAGTAAGTTAGCGAAGGAGGTTGGTATCAGTCGCCAACGACTTTATGATTGGCGTGATTATCTGAGGCTTCATGGAAATCTGGCGTCACGTCGGCGCGGCCGGCCGCCGCGATTGGCATCAAGTATTGACGAGGTCCCGCAGTTGCAGAGTGCTGTGAACGTGCCATCATCGCAAGAAAAGGCACTGACCAAAGCCAGGCGCCGGGTCAGGGAGCTGGAGCAGAAAGTCGGCCAGCAGCAGCTGGATCTCGATTTTTTTCGCGAAGCCTTGCAGCACTTCGAGGAAGCTCATCGTCGGAGCAGCGCTCCTGGCGAAACGGAGTCTTCCAAGTCATCGAAAAAATGATGGCCGATCTGTCGCAGGGCAAATTTAATATCGATAGAATGTGCTGGCTCGCCGGCGTCAGCCGCGCGAGTTATTATCGACATTGGCTGGATTCAGCCCCTCGTCGGGCTGAGACCGGATTGCGCGATCTCATACAGAAGCTGGTTCTCGGAAATGCTCATTATGGATATCGACGGATCGCGGCCTTGCTGCGGCGGGAGGGATGGCAAGTCAATCACAAATGCGTTTTGCGGATCATGCGCGAAGATAATCTGCTGTGTTTACGCTCCCGTCCGTTCGTTCCGAGAACCACCGATTCGAAGCATGGATGGAGAGTTGTGCCGAACCTCGCCAGGGGCATGATCCTGAATGGCGTCGATCAGCTGTGGGTTGCCGACATAACATTCCTGCATCTGGCTGAGGAATTTGCTTTCCTTGCCGTGGTGCTAGACGCATTCAGCCGAAAAGTGGTCGGATGGGCTCTAGACACGCATCTCAGGGCAAGCCTTGCCATCGAGGCGCTCGAGATGGCAATCACTGATCGTCAACCCGAGCCCGGCAGCCTGGTTCACCATTCGGACCGCGGAGTCCAGTATGCTTGCGGGGTCTACTCCGAACTTTTGCATCGTTACGGCATCCAGCCCAGCATGAGCCGCGTCGGAAATCCATATGATAACGCAAAAGCCGAGAGCTTCATGAAAACCCTTAAGCAGGAAGAGGTGCAAGGTCTCGCCTATAGGGACGTAGACGATGCTCGCAAGCGGATCGGCGTCTTCATCGACACCGTTTACAATACCCAGCGCCTACATTCGGCGCTCGACTATCTCACTCCAGAGGAATACGAACTGAAGCATTCTTGTCGCGACGGCATCGAAAAGGCGGCATAGAACAAACCGAACTGTCCGCGATTTTCCTTGTCTCACCCTGGGGGTGCACTCCAACTGTGTCCGGAGATTACCGGAAATCCTGTCCGGACTTTTCCGAAACCCGCATTCTCGACGATTGGGGCCTGAGAAGCTCACGACGAGCAGCGTCGCGATGCTCCCGAAATTATCGGCGACCGCTACGAGAAGCGTTCCACAATCGTCACCAGTCAGGTGCCCATCGATCACTGGTATCCTCGATCGCCTCGTCCACAAAGCCTGCCGCATCGAACTTTGGCGAGAGCTTGCGAAAGCAGCTGGTCCGCCCGACATGGCGGTCCTCGATGCCCGCGAGCATCAACCGCCTCATAAATTCATCCTTGCTACATCGGGAACGATGGAATTAGCGACGTAATTTCGTTGCGTGCCCCACGCTGCGCCCTGGTAAGATAGGTGTCATTCACCATGTGCGTTTACCCGTCCGCAAGGGCAGCACACCGGGTACCATCGACCCCCAGATCAAATCTTACGTCGAGGAATGGACATTGCGTACGTATTCATCGAAGAAAGGTGCCGATCAACGCGCTTAAGCTCTTCAACAGCGGCTTTGCGGTCATGGTTTGCCAAAAGGCCGCACAAAACCTCTGATATTGCTAGGGCAGGTGCTAATGTGTGAAAGAAGGTTTGGCTCTCAATCGGGCAAAGAATGACCTGCTCCGCAATGGTAACCAGGGGTGAAACCTCGCTGTCGGTTATTGCAAAGACCGCCATCCCTTTCTGACGCGCTGTCTCCGCCATTTCCAAGGTAAAAAGCGAGTATGGATTGATAGATATGGCAAGAAGAACATCATCCTTGGTGGCACGGATAAGGGCATCGCCTGCTGTTCCCGCTGGGCTATCCAAATTTACGGTTTTTTCACCTAGCAACGTCATTACATAGTGGAAATGCCATGCCACCGAATGGCAGGAGCGAAGACCCAGAACATAGATTCTCCGGGCCCGATTCAGTCGGTCGGCCAAGGCATGTATGGCAGACAGTGTATCAGGTTCGCATAGTCGAGCGATTTGTGCCGACAAGCTCTGTAGCATTCGATGCGCCAGCCCCTCACCATTAGTTGCACTCTCGTCTCTCTGCATAGCGCGCGCAGCAAATCCGTCTGCGCTCACTCTAATGACGTCGGCGTGCTGACCCCGAAAGTCTTCGTATCCGGAAAACCCTAGAAATTTTGCGAGCCGCGTCATCGTGGAGGGCTGCACGCCGGCGTTGCGAGCCAACTCCCGCATTGAGACGAGTGCCACTTCTTGAGGATGCTCCAAGATATGGCGCGCCGCCTGCTGCAGTTGCTCGGACATGTCGTCGAATTGCTCAATTATTTGAGTGTGCAGTGGTCCCTTTTGCAACATTTGCTCCATAACAAGCTAACTAAATTCAACCAAACCATCGCCCTCGGTTTGCGAAATGTCAAATCGTTCATAGGCGTCGGCACCTGTTTCCCCTCGAGATTTTACCCGATTATATAAAGACAAATGCATCACATATGAAATACTAAAACAATTGTTGCAATGGTGCGGAAAATCTGCAAATCATTGAACAGAACGCCGGACTTCCGGCCACAGCCAGCCGAGATTGATATGACCAAAATCCTTCATCGAACAATCGGTACAAAACTGCCCACAGCTGTAGCAGGACAAGGAATGTACATCACGGACAGCGAAGGGCGCAGCTACCTCGATGGATCGGGCGGAGCCGCCGTAAGCTGCCTCGGACACAATCATCCGGAAGTGTTAGACGCAATGAAAGAACAGATGGGCCGCATTAGCTTTGCCCATACATCGTTCTTTACGACCGACGTGGCGGAACAGCTCGCCGAGCAGCTCGTTCGGTTGGCGCCCAAGGGTCTGGACTACGTGTACTTGGTTTCTGGGGGGTCCGAAGCTGTAGAAGCGGCGCTAAAGATGGCTCGTCAGTATTTTGTCGAAATTGGCCAACCTCAACGTCGACATATTATTGCGCGCCGCCAGAGCTACCATGGAAATACAATTGGGGCGTTGGCGACGGGTGGAAATCAATGGCGCCGCGCACAGTTCAAGCCGATCTTACCAGAAACCCACCATATTTCGCCGTGCTATGCCTATCGCGACATGTATCCGACCGAAACGCCGGAAGCCTATGCCGAGCGGCTCGCTGCCGAGCTGGAGGCTAAGATTGTCGACCTTGGAGCCGACAAAGTCATGGCCTTCGTGGCTGAACCTGTGGTCGGTGCGACTCTCGGTGCCGTGGGAGCGGTCGCCGATTACTTTAAGCGCGTGCGGCACGTTTGTGATAAATTCGGTGTTCTCCTCATCCTCGACGAAGTAATGTGCGGGATGGGTCGCACTGGAACGATATTTGCGCTGGAACAGGAGATGGTTATTCCTGATCTGCTGACGATTGCAAAGAGCTTGGGCGGTGGCTTTCAGCCGATTGGCGCAGTGATGCTCTCAGAGAAAATCTATCGGGCATTTGCGGAGGGCTCAGGCCTGTTTCAGCATGGCCATACTTATATCGGACATCCAATTGCAGCTGCGGCAGCGAGCAAAGTCGTAGAAATCATCACACGACCTGAGGTCATGCAAAACGTCATTAAGATGGGCGATCGCCTCCAGGCGGGACTTGATGCAGCGCTCGGCCAATCTCCCTTCGTCGGAGACATCCGCGGCCGCGGCTTATTTCGTGGCATAGAACTTGTCTCGGACAAGGACAGTAAGCAACCTTTCGATCCTGCTCGCAAGATCCATTCGAAAGTAAAAAGGGAGGCGATGGAACGGGGACTGATGTGCTATCCGATGGGTGGTACCATCGATGGTGTTAATGGTGACCACGTGTTACT encodes the following:
- a CDS encoding IS3 family transposase → MADLSQGKFNIDRMCWLAGVSRASYYRHWLDSAPRRAETGLRDLIQKLVLGNAHYGYRRIAALLRREGWQVNHKCVLRIMREDNLLCLRSRPFVPRTTDSKHGWRVVPNLARGMILNGVDQLWVADITFLHLAEEFAFLAVVLDAFSRKVVGWALDTHLRASLAIEALEMAITDRQPEPGSLVHHSDRGVQYACGVYSELLHRYGIQPSMSRVGNPYDNAKAESFMKTLKQEEVQGLAYRDVDDARKRIGVFIDTVYNTQRLHSALDYLTPEEYELKHSCRDGIEKAA
- a CDS encoding LLM class flavin-dependent oxidoreductase; its protein translation is MQRSDEMTLGLYLSHSGYHEGAWLDPGVPTNAGSDIDRYAHLAALAERAAFHFVFLADHQGVINDRAAAARISRNYQSEPISLLSALSARTRDIGLIATASTTYNQPYHIARMFASLDHLSEGRAAWNIVTSASDSEAQNFGEEKLLGHDVRYARAREFVEVAKGLWDSWEDDAFIRDKESGVYADTTKMHLLDHQGHYFSVKGPLNVARPPQGYPVLVQAGASEAGISFAAEVGEVVFTAEPSLENGKRYYATLKEQARGFGRDEDQTLVMPGILPIVGATKQEAAEKLRRLQSYTHLDVLIGQAQLWLGSVIDLRSVDLDSLVPETLPQTNFIQSRQKLLLDLAARQKFTWKQLIRSVSDSRGHLMVVGTPSEIVNTMVDVFNNRAADGFNVLPSTVPGGLNDFVELVVPELRRRGKFRSGYLSGYTLRENLGLKRPPNQFISS
- a CDS encoding MurR/RpiR family transcriptional regulator, which encodes MLQKGPLHTQIIEQFDDMSEQLQQAARHILEHPQEVALVSMRELARNAGVQPSTMTRLAKFLGFSGYEDFRGQHADVIRVSADGFAARAMQRDESATNGEGLAHRMLQSLSAQIARLCEPDTLSAIHALADRLNRARRIYVLGLRSCHSVAWHFHYVMTLLGEKTVNLDSPAGTAGDALIRATKDDVLLAISINPYSLFTLEMAETARQKGMAVFAITDSEVSPLVTIAEQVILCPIESQTFFHTLAPALAISEVLCGLLANHDRKAAVEELKRVDRHLSSMNTYAMSIPRRKI
- a CDS encoding helix-turn-helix domain-containing protein; the protein is MAGRRKSIGEDEKRALLQRMEAGENVSKLAKEVGISRQRLYDWRDYLRLHGNLASRRRGRPPRLASSIDEVPQLQSAVNVPSSQEKALTKARRRVRELEQKVGQQQLDLDFFREALQHFEEAHRRSSAPGETESSKSSKK
- a CDS encoding aspartate aminotransferase family protein; this encodes MTKILHRTIGTKLPTAVAGQGMYITDSEGRSYLDGSGGAAVSCLGHNHPEVLDAMKEQMGRISFAHTSFFTTDVAEQLAEQLVRLAPKGLDYVYLVSGGSEAVEAALKMARQYFVEIGQPQRRHIIARRQSYHGNTIGALATGGNQWRRAQFKPILPETHHISPCYAYRDMYPTETPEAYAERLAAELEAKIVDLGADKVMAFVAEPVVGATLGAVGAVADYFKRVRHVCDKFGVLLILDEVMCGMGRTGTIFALEQEMVIPDLLTIAKSLGGGFQPIGAVMLSEKIYRAFAEGSGLFQHGHTYIGHPIAAAAASKVVEIITRPEVMQNVIKMGDRLQAGLDAALGQSPFVGDIRGRGLFRGIELVSDKDSKQPFDPARKIHSKVKREAMERGLMCYPMGGTIDGVNGDHVLLAPPYIIESEQIDLIVDRLSSAIVAAVNS